A segment of the Stigmatopora nigra isolate UIUO_SnigA chromosome 15, RoL_Snig_1.1, whole genome shotgun sequence genome:
catagtacatagtacatagtactatgtacatagtactatgtactatgtacatagtactatgtactatgtactatgtactatgtacatagtactatgtacatagtacatagtactatgtacatagtacatagtactatgtacatagtacatagtactatgtacatagtacatagtactatgtacatagtacatagtactatgtacatagtacatagtactatgtacatagtacatagtactatgtacatagtactatgtactatgtacatagtactatgtactatgtacatagtactatgtactatgtacatagtactatgtactatgtacatagtactatgtactatgtacatagtactatgtactatgtacatagttctatgtacatagtactatgtagtCTTAACAcccaaaatgccttttcttttgaattgAACGGCATTTGTTAACCTGAAAAGATCGAAATGCCAAACGTTACACactacaaacaaaaaatggaggtcattccaattaaaattgtcaaaatattaCCAAGTGCAGACCAAAACAGCAGGAGGTGATTTTGGCCGCTATTCATCCGGTGGGGTCTTCATCTCAGGCGGGGGGCTTCGTGTGGGTGGAGATGGTGAGTGAGCTTTATCCTCGTCTTCCTCCGGGATCTCCGGGACGGTACTCTTGGTCCGGGccacgccgccaccgccacccaTCAGCCCCGCGGAGGTCCTGGCCGATCCCCCGCCGAGGCTCAGTACACTGCCGCCGCGGGGGCTTGCCCCGCTGAAACCTGGATCGCCGCCACGCCTGGGGCGGAGACAAGAGTTGACTAGAGTGTAGACATTGTACCCACTAACACCACTAAATAGGGGTCAGATAGCTTCAAAGCCAATGGTGAACACTGGCAACTTTTCCAACCTCAGTTTGCTCTTGAGGGCGGCCACCTCCCTGCTCAGGCCGTCGTTGGCCTCGGCGGCCTCGTCCAGCTCCCTCTGCAGCTTCCTGCGGGCGGCGGCCACGCGCTGGGCTTCCTCCTCTGCCTCCTCCAGCTGGAGCTTCAGCTGCTTGACCCGCACGTTGCTCTTCTCGGCCTGCCTCGGCGGAAAGCGTTTGCCGTCAAGTAGGGAGGGAGGTAGGGAGTGAGGAAGGCGTTTGCCCGAGGGTCTCACCTGGTCCTTGTACTGCTGCGCCTGCTTCCTCTCATCCTCCATCTGCACACTCAAGTCCTTCAGCTTTTTGTCCTTCTGCCGCAGGTTCTTGGCGGAGGTCTGTCGCTCCCTGCCATCGTCGTCAAGACCCACCCAAGTCATCGTAATTAGACCACGAGTAAAAAAGAtaacaatttagtttttttttgtacctgttCTCCACCTCCAATTGCTCCTCCATCTCCCTCAGTTTTGTCTCCAAAGCACCCACGGATGATTTCATCTTGGAGCGTCCCTGGCCTTCCATCTCCTGAACTTTGGCCTTCAGCTCCCGGTTGTGCTTGTCCAGCTGCTGCCTGGCCGCTTCCTTGGCCTGCGATGACGCCCGCTCCGACGTCAGCTCGCCGCTGAGCTGCTCCACCTGCAAACACGCCAGGTATTTAACTTTTGCTTTTGCGTTATTGTCCCATAAAATGCTCCTAACCAGCTAAAAAGAAGTGTTGTCTCAATATCCACGGGAAGGCTCTGCTTAAACCACACTCAAATCCAATTCCCCACCCGTTCATACCTGCTGCTGGCTTTTCCTCAGACGTTCGTTGAGGTTCACCATGTTGCTCTGCTCCTCTTCCAGTTCCTCCTCCAGATGGCTGATCTTGGCATCCAGCCGCCGCTTCTCGTCAGACAGCATGGTCCTGAAAAGGGACACGGGGACACGGGTGACCTTCTCCCCGAGAATTCCAGTCTCGGCAACTTAAGAGCCGCCGCTCGTCAAGTCAAAGGAGCGTACTGACTTTCCAGAGGAGTTATTGGCCAGCTCGTCGGCCAGCTCGTCCCTCTCCGCCTCCGCCTGCTTCCGAGCCCGTTCGGCCGCCGCCAGCATCTGAGCCACGGGAGAAGGTTCCTCAAAGACTGAGCCGAGACGCCGGCGAGAAGTCACGTCTGCCGCACCTCCTGAAGTTGCACCACGTCGGCCTCGGCGGCTTTGGATTTTCGCTCGGCCTCCCTGGCCGAGCCCAGAACGTCCTTGTGGGCGGCGCGAGAGTCCTCCAGCTCCCGTTGGAGATCTTTCAACTGGCCCTGAAAGTTGAACGGTCGACGGTCAGCGGAGGCCCGGGCGACGCCGGGAAGACGACGGCAATGTCGGAGGCACTGGCCTGGATTTTGCGCAGCTGCTTGAGGGCCTCATCCCGCGCCCTGTTGGTGGTCTCCAGCTGCTCTTCCGTGTCCTTGAGTTCGCCTTCTAGCTTCTTCTTGCCGGCCCAAGCTTGAGCGCGCtgcttcttctcctcctccaatTCGGACTCGAGCTCGCGGACCTGAAACACAATTaggaaatatctttttttttttcacccttacAAATGTTCTACTTAGGGCTGCAAAGATCTATTTTAAATTGACTGATTTGATTAAGGGGGTTATGATAGATGTACTAATTCtcagtttaaaataaatgaagttaTTGCAAACAAGAACAAAATGTTTGTTGCCCCATTTGTTGATTACTCAAACTAATTCCTAATCCTAACCTGTCGATGGGAGTGAAGGAGGCTGGCTGACTGACCTGCTTGAGGAGCTGCTTCCTCTTCTCCTCGCCAGTTTCCTCGCGGGCCTGCATTTCTCTCTCGTGCTGGGATTTGAGGGCCTGGCCGTTGACCTCCATACGCAACTTGGTGTCCTCGGCCACTTGGAGCTCATCTTCCAGCTCCTCCATGTGGGCCTTCATCTCCTCCACCACTGCTTCCAGGGAACGTTTGGCTTTCTCCAAGTCGTGGACCTGAAGACCCAAAGTATGCATCGctccaggaagaaaaaaaaaaaaaaacaaacgtgtCGCCGACTGGTCTTACGTTCCGTCCCACGTCGTCCTTGGAGCTGACGAGGTCCTCCATCTCAACTCGGAGGCTTTTGGCGATCTTCTCTGCTTCCTCCAGGGCTTGGCGGTTCTCTTCCAAGGCTCTGGACAGAGCCAATACCCTAGTCTCCTTCTCCCTCGCTTCAGCCTCCGCTCGATCTCGCTCGTCGGCAAACTTGCAGGATACGGCTCTCTCCTCGGCCAGCATCTGGAGAACGTGGACCAGAGGTAGAGGGAGTATTGGGGAAGGTGGCTCGCTGGTAAGAGACTCTGCAAGCTGAAGCCAGCCTACTATCCCTAAAGCTACCTGGTCAAacttcttctgcttcttctccAGGTTGACTACAAGCTGCCTCTGGCCATCCAAGTCCATGAGGACGTCCTCCAGCTCCTGCTGCATTCGGCCACGGCTCTTCTCCAGTTTGTCGTAGGCCGAGGCCTTCTCCTCGTAGTCGTGGTTGGCCGCCTCCAGTTCTCGCGAGAGACGCTTCTTGCCTTCCTCCAGCAGCTCCACCGAGCCCAAAGACTCGTCCAGCTTCTTCTTGCAGTCGGACAGCTGACGGTGGACGACGGATGGCTTTCAAGCCTCGGTGCTAAAGTTTCAAGGAAGTCCTTTTGCGAGGTTAGTGCCTGACCTGCGTGTTGAAGCTGGACAGCTGGCGCTCCAGGACCCGCTTGGCTTCATTTTCCTCCTCTAGCTGCTCCGTCAAACAAATCCGGTCTTCCTCCATCTGCCGTAGACGTCCGGACACGTTGAGCTTTTGCCGTGTCTCCTCGGACAGAAGCTCCTGTTGGGATTATGACCAGGTCAGACAAACAAACCGAACATGACTAACATGTACATCAAGTACAAAGTTAAATGTCTCTTGTCAAGACATTCCATTCAATTAACGGTTGTCTAACAACCTGAGTGTCTTGGAGTTGCGAGGAGAGCCCGGAAACATCTTTACTCAGCTTGGTGGTTTTTCCTTCAGCTTCATTTAGAAGACTGGCCAGGTTTTCCAGCTCCACCTTAAAGAGCAGACATGAAAAAAAGTTGAGCAAGTCAAGCAATCGCAGGCACTTTCTGGCTACAACGTACAGTCATCTTGGAGACTTTGTCTCCCAGTTCGTTCCTCTGTCTCTCGCTCTCGTTGAGACGAGCGTTGACGTCGTTGAGCTGAGCGTCaaccttcttcttcttgtgctCCACGTCCTGCTTGGCGGCGGCCATGGAGCGCAAGTCGGCGCTCAGGTTGGAACATTCCTTCTCCAGGGCTTGCTTAGCTTTCTCCAGCCCGGCCCGGACCTGAAGGCAAGGAAGGTTAACAATGCGTTAagagactttttcttttttgggcccTTTACAACCAGGGTTCCAGGTCATTACTCTCTTGGCCTGCTCCAGCTGCTCAGAGAGCTCCTCCACCGCCTGGCTGTGCTTTTGCCTCAGGTCCTGGATTTGAGCCTCGTGACTACGGCCTTCCTCCTCCATGGCTTTCTTCAACGCGGCCACCTCCTGCTCTCGCTTGGCGCTATCCAACGCAGACGCAAGTCATGAAATCTCTCCGGTAATTTAACACAAGGCACCAGGGACTGACCGTAGCTCCTGTTGCGCGGCCGTGGTGTCCAAACTGTCCTCCAGTTCCGAGCGCAGGGCATTGAGTTCTTCCCCGAGGTCCCGCCTCGCCGCCTCCACTTTGGCCCTGGCCACCCTCTCGGCCTCCAGGTCCTCCCGCAACTCGGACAGGGCCGTCTCCAGCTCTCGAACTTTCTTTAGCGCCAGGCCCCGCTGGTTGCTCTCCTCGTCCAACCTAACAGAGACCACGTTTGTTGGGAGCGTCAACCAAAGGTTGGCAGACACCGATGGGAGAAGAACGGACTTACCGGGCCTGAGTGGCCTGCAGGTCATCTTCCTTGGCGGCCAGTTGCGCTCTCAGCTCGTCCAGTTGGGCCCGAAGATCAGCCAGCTGCTCGTGGAGTTCCGCCAGCTCGGCCTCCAACTTCCTTCTGGCCTTCTCCGTGTCCAAGCGACCCTTCTCCTCTTTCTTGTAACGCACTAGACGCGAGAGGAGAGGGCGTTGCCGCACAGACGAGGGAGAAGAAACATGGGCTCTCTGGACTGACCCTCCAAGTCAGTTATCATGGACTCGTGCTTGGCCTTCAGCTTGGTTAGGTTCTTGgacttttcctcctcctcagcCAGGTTGGAGTTTATATCTGCCATCCTCTCCTCCAGAAGCATTCGCTCCTAGGAAAACtccattaatttttttccaaagaccACAATTGAAAGACTACCTTCTGCATTTTGTTGTTCTGGTCCTCCATAAGCAGAACCTCCTCCTCCAATTTCTTTGCTTTTCCCTCCACGGCAACCTTCTCCAGCTGCAGCTTTTGACGAGTGTCTTCTTCTTCCAACAAGTGGGCCTCCATGTtctgaaatgtttaaaaaaaaaactccttggTTTCCATTGTGACTCCACCAAAGGCACCGCGGTGTGCTATCTGGCCACGTTTGCGATGGACAACCTGCAGCTGTTGTTCCAGCTCCTTCCTCTCCTGCTGCACCTGGGCACcacgctcctcctcctcctctagcCGGGCTTCCATCTCGTGGAGGACCTCCTCCAGTTCCTGCTTCTTGGCCTCCAGCCGAACCCTCATCTCCTCGGCCTCGGCATAGAGCTCCGTCTCCGCTTGAAGTTTGCTTTCCAGCTGGGCTCGTTCCTCTACCAACTAGCCAGAAAAAGCCACACGTGCtcaagactttttttggggggcaatgTCTACCGATGTTCATACCTGTGTTTGTTTCCGGCTAATATCCTTTAGCTCCGCCTCCTTCTTGGCCGCTACTTCCTTGGCCACCTTGAGCTCCTCGTCCTTCTGACCCATTTCCTCCTCTTGACGGGTCACCTGCAGCAGTGGCTTGACCTGGAGAAGATCACCGCGGGTAAGTGTGAGCTACGTTAGCTTAGAGTCTCcattttgaatgatttgatGGCTTGATACCTTGGTGAAGAGCCTCCACCACTGCCAATTCTTGAGTTTCAGGTAACAAGCGCAGTTCCTCTGGATGACCTTCATGGCGCTGAGCTGTTGCTGGCGTTTGCTAAACAACCTGAGAGACCAAGACCTCGTTAGGTATGCAAAACAGACTTTGAGAAGAACCGTAACTATActggtctgtgtgtgtgtggcctaCTTTCGGGCCAGGAAACCTCGAGCCTGAGCCTGGAAGGAGATGATGATCACAGTGAGCTTGAGATCTCGCTCTTCCTCTAGTTGAGCCAAAACTCCAGTCCTGAAGAACATCTTACTCTGTCCAATGCGGAACAGGTTGGGATCCAGGTCCAAATGCTTCACCTGGAAATCACATAAGATGGAACACATGAGACACTTGGTTCGCTATGAAGACCAGGAGTTTTGCCAACTTGGTGTCTTGTGTAGAAGGTATTGATTGATAAGGAATGAACTGGATTGAACTTCAAATGTAGGACCATATTGATTGGATTCCAGGATTTCCAGATCTTCTTGATTGGAAGTGTAAAAACAGATCTTGCTGGACTCTTTATCTTACCATCAAGCAGCAAGCCTGTTTCCCGTCCATGAAGCCCTTGGGAATGGCGTTGGCCGCCAGAATCTCATACCTGCAGGTACGtggaaaaaacaactttaacgAACAATATCTTGATGATTTTAAAGACCAAGAGACGGAACGCAAGAAGTCATTTGTACCTTTGGCGGAACTCCTGGAATACGATGCGGTTTGGGAATCCCTGTCTGCAGATGCGGATGCCCTCCAACACGCCATTGCACCTCAACTGCTCCAGGACCAGGGTGGCGTCCATTTTGCCCGCCTGTGGCATGGAAGCAATCAGCACCAGGGCTTACAGTTGTACTCCAAGGCTTGTGGGCATACCCTCTTCTCGTGGTTGGGGATGATGCAGCGCACAAAGTTTGGTTGCGTGTTGTGCAAGGTGGTCATCAACTTCCCCAGGGATTCCTTGTACAGCTGGCCCACCGTACGAAACATCCCCTTTTTGGACTTGGTGGAGGTGGGCATGGAACTGTCGGACATCTTGGCCATGGTCTCCAGGCCCACCACTCGATCGGCTGAGAGAAGATCAGATGGGAGATTGAGGTTCCACCAGCTCCAGATAAGGAAAGGTTCCGGGAAAACTGACCGTCTTTCCACAAGTCCTGGATGAAGTTGCTAGACGAGTTGCCGAGTAGGGTGGTCACGTTGTCGTTTAGGGGGTCCATGTTCTTGGTCAGCCAGCTGGCGCCATTGTAGTCCACCTGGGAGAGAACAGAGAAGGTGTTAGCAACGGTTGAGGTCATTAGTTCGAAAATGACTCCTCGTTTGGTGAGCAGGACGAGACTCACCTTTCCGGCGTAGTGCGCAATGGTGAACATCAGCTTCTCTTTGTGTTGTTTAGGTTTGGAAAATTTGACGTGGCCAGAATGTGTGCTCAACAGTTTCTCAACAAAGGAGGTGTCCGTAGCTTTGGGGAACCAGCACTCTTCGTCCAACAGTGCCAAGATGCCTGGTGGGTTGTTCTGGAACAGCAAAGGTAAGATGTCAGTTACAGATAGTCACATTTCAGTtcggcaagaaaaaaaataacaacggCCGACCCCTCTCTCGATGAGCTCGATGGTGGGCTGGAGGTCCAAGCCAAAGTCGATGAAGTTCCAATCGATGCCCTCCCGCTTGTACTCCTCCTGCTCCAGGACAAACATGGTGTGGTTGAAGAGCTGCTGGAGACGCTCGTTGGTGTAGTTGATGCACAGTTGCTCGAAGGAGTTGTCCTACCGTGGGATGAGCGCAAACGGGTAAGCAAATTGGTCGACCGCCATCATAATGACAAGAGTAAGCCGCCTGGCGAGGTATCTATTGATGATCAATCACCTCAAAAATCTCAAAGCCAGCAATGTCCAATATCCCCAGGAAGGACGAAGACTGCCTCTTGCTCTTATCCAAAGTTTTGTTGACTCGGGCCAGGATCCAGCGGAAGAGACGTTCGTACATGGCTTTGGCTAAGGCCTCCACGGCAAAGTCCGCCTACAGCAAGGATATCAAACATGGGCAGCATTAACGGGAACTCAATTTCATgtttatgttcaatattaaattggaaaaagaaaatatttttatatatttttatagaaaatgccccttgaactaaaaacaccaaaagaaaaaaaatgattaaaataaatcgccatttgaactaaaagctaattatttttcattaaaataacttgcaattgttgatttataaagaggaaaatctgaaaattgaacccacatctataatcttcatttgaatttgattctaaaacagaaagtggacactcatcatttattttctcggaccacacaaaatggcCAGATTTAGCATCTAATTAAGATAAGTGAGGATCTGTTGTTTACCTGCTGCTTGGTCTGAGCCTTCTGAACCACTTCG
Coding sequences within it:
- the LOC144208200 gene encoding uncharacterized protein LOC144208200; this translates as MADQATDESKFLFLQNDFRNTGVGQADWAAKKMVWVPSEKEGFEAASVKEEQGDEVLVELSNGRKATVNKDDIQKMNPPKFSKVEDMAALTFLNEASVLQNLRERYFSSLIYTYSGLFCVVVNPYKMLPIYSDKIIDMYKGKKRHEVPPHIYSITDNAYRNMMQDREDQSILCTGESGAGKTENTKKVIQYLTLVASSHKGKKEANPPAQQQTTQQQPAGSLAHGEMEKQLLQANPILEAFGNAKTIKNDNSSRFGKFIKLNFDVTGYLVGANIDTYLLEKSRCIRQANTERAFHIFYYMVAGAKDKMKEDLLLEDFSSYRFLMAGHVEVSGVEDDELFVETLEAMEIMGFTEEERIGMLKVVSTVLQLGNVKFEKERNTEQATMPDNTAAQKVSHLQGINVTDLTRAFLTPRIKVGREVVQKAQTKQQADFAVEALAKAMYERLFRWILARVNKTLDKSKRQSSSFLGILDIAGFEIFEDNSFEQLCINYTNERLQQLFNHTMFVLEQEEYKREGIDWNFIDFGLDLQPTIELIERGNNPPGILALLDEECWFPKATDTSFVEKLLSTHSGHVKFSKPKQHKEKLMFTIAHYAGKVDYNGASWLTKNMDPLNDNVTTLLGNSSSNFIQDLWKDADRVVGLETMAKMSDSSMPTSTKSKKGMFRTVGQLYKESLGKLMTTLHNTQPNFVRCIIPNHEKRAGKMDATLVLEQLRCNGVLEGIRICRQGFPNRIVFQEFRQRYEILAANAIPKGFMDGKQACCLMVKHLDLDPNLFRIGQSKMFFRTGVLAQLEEERDLKLTVIIISFQAQARGFLARKLFSKRQQQLSAMKVIQRNCACYLKLKNWQWWRLFTKVKPLLQVTRQEEEMGQKDEELKVAKEVAAKKEAELKDISRKQTQLVEERAQLESKLQAETELYAEAEEMRVRLEAKKQELEEVLHEMEARLEEEEERGAQVQQERKELEQQLQNMEAHLLEEEDTRQKLQLEKVAVEGKAKKLEEEVLLMEDQNNKMQKERMLLEERMADINSNLAEEEEKSKNLTKLKAKHESMITDLEVRYKKEEKGRLDTEKARRKLEAELAELHEQLADLRAQLDELRAQLAAKEDDLQATQARLDEESNQRGLALKKVRELETALSELREDLEAERVARAKVEAARRDLGEELNALRSELEDSLDTTAAQQELRAKREQEVAALKKAMEEEGRSHEAQIQDLRQKHSQAVEELSEQLEQAKRVRAGLEKAKQALEKECSNLSADLRSMAAAKQDVEHKKKKVDAQLNDVNARLNESERQRNELGDKVSKMTVELENLASLLNEAEGKTTKLSKDVSGLSSQLQDTQELLSEETRQKLNVSGRLRQMEEDRICLTEQLEEENEAKRVLERQLSSFNTQLSDCKKKLDESLGSVELLEEGKKRLSRELEAANHDYEEKASAYDKLEKSRGRMQQELEDVLMDLDGQRQLVVNLEKKQKKFDQMLAEERAVSCKFADERDRAEAEAREKETRVLALSRALEENRQALEEAEKIAKSLRVEMEDLVSSKDDVGRNVHDLEKAKRSLEAVVEEMKAHMEELEDELQVAEDTKLRMEVNGQALKSQHEREMQAREETGEEKRKQLLKQVRELESELEEEKKQRAQAWAGKKKLEGELKDTEEQLETTNRARDEALKQLRKIQGQLKDLQRELEDSRAAHKDVLGSAREAERKSKAAEADVVQLQEMLAAAERARKQAEAERDELADELANNSSGKTMLSDEKRRLDAKISHLEEELEEEQSNMVNLNERLRKSQQQVEQLSGELTSERASSQAKEAARQQLDKHNRELKAKVQEMEGQGRSKMKSSVGALETKLREMEEQLEVENRERQTSAKNLRQKDKKLKDLSVQMEDERKQAQQYKDQAEKSNVRVKQLKLQLEEAEEEAQRVAAARRKLQRELDEAAEANDGLSREVAALKSKLRRGGDPGFSGASPRGGSVLSLGGGSARTSAGLMGGGGGVARTKSTVPEIPEEDEDKAHSPSPPTRSPPPEMKTPPDE